Genomic DNA from Deltaproteobacteria bacterium:
CGAACCAGACTTTGTATTTGATCTCCATGTGCAATCCTTTTTTATTTTTTATGCCAGAGAATAGACCACATAGTCAAACTCTTTTCACAGATCGATTCTTTCTTCATTCTGAATCATCAAGAGAATCTAAAGGTCTGTAACAGACCCTAAGATAAACTCTATTCGCTAGAACTGAAGACAGGCGGGACGCCTGTCCTGCTATTGCGTAGGTTGGGCGTCTCGCCCGACACTTCCTGTTATTTGAAGACGAAAAAAAGAGCGCTGCTCAAAATGAACAGCGCTCTTCTGGTTCATGCTCAATATAACAAACGTCAGTGCGCCTTCTTTTCCTCACCGGAAACAACAAGTGTTCCTTCTTCTTCCATCTCTTTCAACCACTTGGGATGCTGCTTCTTCAGCCAGGCCTTTGTGACCCAGCCCGTCGTCATCGCATCCAGTGATCCCGGGGAACCTATGGTGCCCAGATAGAGATGCACCAAGAAGAACGGAAAGATCACCACAAATCCCAAAGCATGGAGGACAAACAGCCATCGCACCATCCAGGATGGAAAACTCAACGGAAACCACATGATAAGCCCCGTGATGACCATAATCACACCGAAGATGACCACGGCCAGGAAGAACATCTTCTGTCCGGGGTTGTATTTGCCTACCGCGGGAACCTCATCAACATGCCAGAGATAGCCCCCGGCAGTCTTCATCC
This window encodes:
- a CDS encoding formate dehydrogenase subunit gamma, whose amino-acid sequence is MKKGLIQATDWYERLVHWMLAISCLVLCFTGLGMMFKSFVFIANIMGGLVVTKYVHNFTGLFFGLALLLALKMWWHEAGVFSMPEDLEWMKTAGGYLWHVDEVPAVGKYNPGQKMFFLAVVIFGVIMVITGLIMWFPLSFPSWMVRWLFVLHALGFVVIFPFFLVHLYLGTIGSPGSLDAMTTGWVTKAWLKKQHPKWLKEMEEEGTLVVSGEEKKAH